The following DNA comes from Diorhabda carinulata isolate Delta chromosome 3, icDioCari1.1, whole genome shotgun sequence.
ACAAAATATCAGTGGTAAAATCACTGATCGCAATATGTCATTCATCACACGATGAATTGATCCTCCATTTAACTGAGTTGTTTGCTGTGGTTGGTGTTGtcttaaacaaaataatttttacattatttaagTGTAACATTTAAAATCGGTAAATATCACAATGCAAGCTGAAAATAAACCTGATACTACTAATATTGAAGTTACAACTTCTACGAATGATACTACTGCAAATGTTCAAGATAAACCAAGCGTTTTCCAACGAGCAGAAAACCATGGCGGCAATGAAGGGACCGGCGAAAGATTTGGACGTGGTGGAAGATTCGGTGGCCCCAGAGGAGGAGGCGGCGGGGGCGGCTCCGGTTcggtaaataataaatttattttgtattttgatcgaaattattttgtagtttgagtattttttattaatgactAATGTAATTCTAACTCCCTGGATTCTGGCAtcgtttttgttatattttttctcgGCTGTTTTATTAAGAATATGAAGCGCATTACCTAAACTATAATATTTATGTGACCAATTTTATATTTGGGAATACCATTGAGGtacaatgtattattttttagaattatttggTTTGAAAATTATACTTATTCTATGCAATTATTATAGGTGGTGTTtgtttaaacataaatttattgttacatTATTATGTTAAAGTTGTATAATACTTTTCCTTTAGAATCAGAGAGGTGGCAGAAACTTTGAACAAAGAAGAGGTGGTAACCGTGGAGGTTATAGAGGTGGAAGAAATGTGAAAACTGAGGGTGAGGGTGGAGAAGGTGGGTATGGGTTTGATAATAGAGATGACCATAGTGGTGGTGGAATGAGGGGACCAAGAGGTGGAATGAGAGGACCTGAAGACAAATTCTTGGAAAGATTAAACCAAATTAGAGGACCTACTTATGATTTACCTCCACTAGATTTcacagaaaaaaagtttaatggACGTAACAGATTATACATAGGTAATATTGGATCAGAAGTAACGGAAGAAGAATTAGTTGAACTTTTTAAACCCTATGGTGAAATAGCTGAAGTTTTTGTGAATAAAGATAAAAACTTTGGTTTTGTCAAAGTAGATTACCATTGCAATGCAGAGAAGGCAAAAAGGGAACTTGATGGCACTGTTGTTAAGTCTCGTACTTTGAAAATAAGATTTGCTCCTAATTCAGCTTCAGTTAAAGTTAAAAATCTTACTCCTTATGTTTCCAATGAATTGCTGCACTATGCCTTTTCTATTTTTGGAGAGGTAAGTTgattgtttatgtttataagtTATTTCACATGTTATTAACATTTAAGGTTGAGAGAGCAACTGTGTGTGTTGATGAGAGAGGAAAAACCACAGGAGAAGCTATCATTGATTATGCTCGCAAGGGATCTGCCCTACATGCTATTAGAAGGTGTTCAGAAGGTTGTTTCTTCTTAACTGGTTCTCTACAACCTGCGATTGTAGAGTCTTTTGATGTGGTAGATGACATTGATGGATATCCAGAGAGAAACATTAACAAGAAGAATCCAGAATTTTCAAATGAGAGGGAACAAGGTCCAAGATTCGCTGCTCCTGGGTCTTTTGAGAACGAGTACGGTATGAGATGGAAACAATTGTATGATCTACATGCACAAAAAGAAGAAGCTCTTAAGAAAGAATTTGatctagaaaaagaaaaattaatagctCAAATGGAATATGCTAAATATGAGCATGAAACTGAAATGCTTAGAAACCAATTGAGAGCTAGAGAAATGGACAAAGATAGACAGAAGAGAGAGTGGGAAATGAAGCAGAGGCAGGTGGAAGAAGAAAGAATGAGAGCTGAAGAACTGAGGAGAAGATCTCAAGAACATTTGGAATCGAGACTATCCGTTCAAGATGAATTAAGAAGGAAACAACAAGAAAATAACCTTTTCATGCAAGCACACAATTTGAATTCTATTCTAGATCAACAAGAGCATGTTTATGATACGCCAATCGAATATAGTAAAGACTGTAAGTAGATTTTTATCTCAATATAGTGAATACCTCTACAGCATCCTAAGTGTTTTTGCTATTTGTCATAAATTTAATccattcaacaattttttcttgttcttgGGGAAGTTCCCATTTTTTTTCACTCAGGATATTTTCCATGAAATTTACCCCCAAAGGGTGGTTCTTGgtatattaaaacttttttcttagcaGTTGCTAGAGGTATAACTCTGCAGGCAGATAGAGCTGAGGACATCTGATCTTCGCTCTATgccaatattttcttcaaattattctatatattgattcgaaatattttgttttagctCAAGGGGATAATGTAACTATGGTaagtgtttaattttatttttagctttttaACATCAAATTCTGGACACCTCGAGTTGATTAAAAAGATGAATCATTATATGAAATAGCAGAAATGAATTGTTTACtccatttttattgtttcctGATTTTACGAATATTTAGAGCCTATAAACAGAGTTTGCATTAGTTTATTGCAATGTTTAGATGGATGCatcttttatttatcattagTTATAGGAATCGtaattatattcatcaaatgAAACATAATCTGATGTTCTATTATACTCGACATATAATTTGTAATTCTTactagaaaaaattcttttggaAAACTTTGGTAGTTGATCCCACTTATCTATAATCTGTTGTAGATATACATTAAATTGTCAAATTGACacattttaaataagaatatgACAAATAAATCCTGGCttctttttacaaaaacaaaataaaaaaagtcacCTGCATGAACTATACCTCAATTGTTAAACGTATGGTACTATGGTGTGGTGGTCCTGTATAGAgaaagcaaaaacaaaataaagtacAACGCCTCGCGTGTTATCACAGATTCCATGCATACTACAGGGTCTCCAACCTTTGAATCTGAAGATACAATTTGAAGCCATGAGGATAGTATACAGGCTGAACATTCTCAAGCCCGCACCAACTGGCTGTGAAAAAATCTGGACTTAGGTCGATGGTGACTATCCCCTGATTTTAATGGCTGGTAACGAAATGACGTCCACGAGCATCAATAATAAGGTTTGAAGGCATATATCACTGGTTATTCTAAGCCCGCTATACTAAATAATGGAGCTAGCTGGTACCCAGATGGCTCTAGGATGAATGGCTTGGCCAAACCAGGCTCCTGCAGATGATACTTCAAAATAAGCTAATCTTGTTTGAGATATAAGTTATAGAGGAtttgaaattgtaaaatttgctTTAAATACAATGATACAAAGAACCAAGGTACAACTGGTCTCAATAAATGTGAAATTCAGTTATTTCCATATAAAGAGAATAAACTCATCAAGTGATTGATATATAAAGCAGTTttgtattttgaggttatgttttttaCCTCACCGGGTGTTCCAGTTATTttgtttacttaaattttttgtatttagtgACTTATGTATGTATTTAGCttcttaaatcatttttaatccTTTCCATAATCATCAAGAAAAATTGGATTGAAGTGAAATGAAATAATCTTTTAATTTGATgttgataattttcttattgaaaattactAGATTGACTTAATAGTCTATTATACAACAAAATGGTGGTTGAAAACAATCAAATCTTATCTTCCCAATAtgaatgtatcaaaataaaatgaaagttaattcttggaaaatttttcaaaaacaattagGACACTTTGTGTAACTTCAAAATAACCTAATTATGCGAAACTTTTTAACATTGATTGAGCACTCCTTGATTTTCATTGCCTAGAACACTTTTTACCTACAgcttaagaattttttttgggATACTGTGTAGCAAGTTGTTCTCTTTTTACTTCGGTAACTGATATTACTTCTATTGGAAACGTAGCTTTCAGGGGCACAACAACCTAACTCAAAGGTGTGTCTTTATCataactaaaaagaaaaaaaaagtagcCACATTGGCTACCATTAACCATTTATCTAAATTCATATTCATGTACTCAGACTCAGACACTAAAACAACACTATCATACTTGGTTGTCAGTGGTCCATTGACCAAAATCATCTCTTATGATGAGCAGTTTCATCACTTATTATTGGTCTCCTTTTTTTGTTGCAATATTTATACTGTGTTGTTAGAGATTCGAAAACTGATTCAATAGACAGGAGCTTTGAAGCAACATATATACACTGGAAAACtagttcaatattttgatgtgaTTCTTTACTtgataaaagtattttaataatatcagTACTAGATAAGagtttcaattcattttcaGGCATATGTGTAGTTATGAAGATTTTCCTATATTGGAACTGTAGCAAATCAGTCAACTCAAACACAAGCTTTTTATGCGATGTCGATATCTGGGCTTGCCGATATTTATTTTCTCCACCCTTTAAAATGACTGAATTTTTTCGGCAAAAAGGGAAAAGCAAGTAAAAAATACGTGTACAGTGTACAGTGATATGGCAAATCGCATTCGTAACTCGCGAATTACTAGAACTTGCAACTTTCTACCGAGCTTGagttcaaaatattctaaataaaatatttttttaagtctatgaAGTAACTACCATTCATGATTCGCTAAAGAGATTTGTAACATTATAGTAATAGCACCCCGAGTTACGTGAGtttggtttaattttaaaatgggtCATGGTTGACACTCTAAAAGGAGGTTTCCACTTATTTTTAGGGAGTGTCAAGACACCCGGGGCACCCCCAGTTGTTGCGCCCCTAGTAGCTTGGTTGTTTGATTTGTTTAATTGATTTCAACACAATCGGAATCTATTCAAGTAACatataaaatctattttatgaTTGTTCATTTTGTCCCGTAAATTTTCGATAATTATCTATTTAAGAATTCTATAATTACTTGAAATTGCTACTCATCAGCGGTGATACAATTACTAATCTAATAGTTtcaatattagaataataaattttgtttgttgttggAACTTTGGGgcgatataaataaaaacctatgcgttatataaaaaaaaatttcaaatgaaaaagatgGGAAgaattattatctataaaaatgatcTTGTCGTACTATGCGCGGCTCGCGAGATATTTGATAAATCGTGTTTTTAAAGATGGCGGCTGACGCGGGCGCCCCCTCCATGACGCCCATTTTGATTTACATTCAAGGGATAGCCCGGAACATACTCTTTTTGCTCTGGAGCTTAACCTccttatatttatatcaaaattatttattatatgtataaagaaCGACTAAACATGCAAATACTAGTTTATGGCGAGCAGTTGGAATTATTGAGGAGCAGTATTAGCATACCGATTGTCTAAAAATCAATTCATTGCGTATAATGAGTAATTATATGGCTATATTgctaataaaatgaaaatatttctagagccttttcattaaaaaatatcgCACCATCAAGTCTCTCCAATGGATTCGAATTAAGGatctaataaatttttacaaaaccGTATATTTGTTTGCAAAACAAACGGCTCGAAGGGTAGAATTGTACAAGCAATTTTATCCCATCCATGCATATTTCGGCCGTCACAGTCGCCCGACCTCCACacgattgagttgttgtgggacaaattggacaggaaAGTCAGAATGCAGCGTCCTACTTCTACAtcacatttttggaatattctgGAAAACCTAATAGACGACCATTAATAGTCGACATTGTTACAGAGAATGTACGATCATGTGATGTAGATAACATTAATAAATGGCGTAAGAATCAATGGAACCAACATGTAAGTCGAACGGCAGACGATAGACTGATAAAAATCACAGGAGATAAATCTGCAGAGTAGAGGTCTACCACGAAAGAGGTGGAGTGACAACACAGAGCCAGGATGAGAAAGAAAATCGAAGAAGAAACAGGCAATATacctattatggaagaaagaagaagatatcAAATTGGCTATATCAGCTTGACTCACCACTAGTGTTCAGGATGGATAAAAACTGCGACAATCaggaatattataaaaaattcaacaaaatatattgaacaacAGTGGATTGGAGATTAGAGAAATGGGAGAGGTTATCGTTATCGGCATGTCATATGTCTTATAATGTCGGAGGAATTATGGCCAAGACAGTGGATTATAAAGGGCGAACCTgtttcgaaaaagaaaaagattatttgaaagtattaaaaagattaaagaaaTTTCTGGTATGAAATTCCATTAATCTTGTCTTTGACTTGAGCATGGTTTATGcaccaaaaattaaaattaacattaacaaactctttggtggtaattttttggtttacGCAGTATATTGAGGATATTTATAAATCTGGTAAACCAATAGGAATTCCCTGTTGGGCCCTTTTTGTGATACAATCTCCTTACAGTGTATATCAGTGTTCCAATGTCTAAAAGACATCGAGTACCTTCAGacatcagttttaaaaataaaacaccacggCGGAACAACGATAGTCCCAGAAATACctgacctgacctagagatggcggtagtttgAAAagtaccactgtattagaaattactcaatatataccagcatatgtttcaagtttgaagacaccacgttgtttagtatttgtttggcagccatcgatagtgaacgtttttagtgaatttgtaaacatcgttatgtgatacaagaagaccagcatcgcagtggtcgaccaaaggaggtgacaactccagaaatgttgaagaaaatccacaaagcggtactggatgactgaaagtgcgcgagttAGCAGATGAAACAAAAATAGCGTCGAGAAGATGTTTCTAGCAAGTGTTTGGCAATTGGccgaatatttttccatttcataaccatggatgaaacgtggttCCATCACCTCATCCGAAAcaaaataagaatcaaaataatggactggAAAGGgtgaaccggctccaaagaaaacAAAGACAGTTCCACctacaggcaaggtcatggcgtcggcttcatcaagacaatgtacTTGCTCACAAATCCTTTATgactacctcatgcaccctattcgtcAGATTGTCAGATTCGTCAGACTTGAAaaagagattacgttgaaaaatgaatgtatttttttccaaaatttttgtgttttctttgagGGATCATCCTCTGGCTGAGATCTCACGGACACTCGCATGAAGATACAGCGAAGCTGTGTAAGCTTTCTGCAACTGTTGAAAAGCGGGTCAGGTCGGAAGATTCCACAACTAATCGCCGTCTTTTCATAACCAAATAACAAGGttaatgtaaacaaaaaaaaaaaaaacaaatacagacAGACCTTACGTATTCTGTGCTCATAACGTCACAAAATCAAGTGATTAAACTGAGAAGTTgaaagttaagttaggttagcgAACCCTTTActttaatttaatgataaactACTAGTTCCATTTAAGTGTCTTCAACtagtaatttattttctaattttggcTGCATTAATGAAGCTCAAGTGCTTATTGATcctattaacaataaaattatatatttcctaTTGGGATGACTTGCAGGCgttaatttttcgaaatgtgAAAAGGCTCTAATAACGATAAAAGTCtatcttttctattatattttattatgaaagcGTATTTAACTATAACTCTTCTATTATTACATGACCAGGATCCAAAATCGTTCATGAGTTCGTATGAGCGCCACAGTGGCAATCGCTTTGAACGCGACGTATCACGTCAAGAAAGTAGTAACCGAGGCGGCGGACATTGGGTCAACGATAGTCGACACGCTGATGATTTGCCTAGTAAAAGACGCCGATTTTAAGAATTTtacttaatataataaaattttttatattcgttCTTGAATACCCACTCACATACTTATTTATTGTGGTATTTACgattaccgtttttcttttcaacctccgatcgctccgtgcagactaCACTACACaatccgccattgttgacattcaggcgtcagtcggcgttgtgctacagccacgtaaacatgttaTTGATGCTCTCGCCAAGTATAATTCGTTTTCTACTGGCTGAAAGCCATAGTATTGCAGAAATCCATCGTAGAATGAGTCgggtgtatggggaaaacttttAGTGATGAGAGTTAGGCGTGAATGATGTCGaatgtcgaaagtttaaagatgatgtgcatgatgaaggggacCAAGGTCGCAAaactgtcgtttcagatgacctggttcaacgaattgacagaatggttaaagaaaattGCAGATttaccattactgctttgtccacggaatttccagaagtttcaaggtctgttttgtactctactttATTTATAGCGTATCGGAGGTTGGAAGAAAAATGGCCCTCGTAACTCTCGTTCTACGTACAGTCATGAAAATTTCATGGGTGTACGTAATAAAACGATTTCTAATTAACTTGGTATAAGTATTTATATTCATAGCTTCATTTTATTAGTGTTTTGTGAAATGTGTAGGTGTTACGTAAATTGAATTCATAATATTGTATGcatttaataaatgtatatacaagtagaataaaaattaatctttaCTTACTACGATAGTTATCCCAAAACCTTAAAATTTTCCGTAACtaagaaattttgagaaaaaaatcgataaagCGTTGTTTGTTTGGAATGTAGACGTAATACGTGAGTCCTATCAATGGCCATTTCATTAGTGTTGCTTCTTTGGATCAAATATTTGGACCAACAAATGAGGCAAATTCCAAAACGGTCCTTGTCcgttttaaagaaaattgagaAGATGTCACAATGGTCTAAAAAGTTCAACATTTTCCTATTTTGTGGAGTCAATTTTagacaaaataaactaaataaaacaagtttttaccaaaataaattcagagGAGTccattagtaaaaaaattcaactataaaaaccttttttcgattgatttaaaaataaaaacaaactctGATAAGGCAAATTTTGACGAAATAGtcagaaaagttattttttaccaaaataaatTCGGAAAAGCTACGTTTTGCCAAATTAAACTGaattaaataagtttttgaagaaaatggaGAGAAAAAGCGGAATAagtcaatttttgaccaaagaaaactgaaaatggCCAATTTAAATGATACTGAAGAACCAATTTTTCGAGTGATTCTAAATCAAAAAGGCTCTTTTTGATGAAACCAAACTCTGATTAGGCAGTTATTACGGAAATGAACTCAGAAGCACAGTTTAAACCAAAACCAAATGAAATTAAACTCAAAAAAgcaattttccacaaaaatattttttgttgctgaattatcttgattttaggtttgttctaattaaaaattatattttgaaataggcAACAAATccacgtttcgacctatttttACCTGTTTCAGAATCTAATTTTTAATCAGGATAGACCCCAAAACCAaattagaaataacaaaaatataagggtgttaaaaatgagaaaatgaagaaatagaaTATTCTTTGAACGAAACAtcgaaaaagtgttttttctttgaaaatacaCTTGTAAAATGCCGGTTTGTGACCAAAACAAGCTCAAGGCGCTTTTTGACGacaaaaagcaatttttttttgaaataaatttataaatatcaatatatgaataaatgatcaaattaaactcaaaattgCGCTGATTTCTGACGAAATGCAtctaaaataagataaaaaatgaagcattttttgacaaatatacactcttgaaaaaacaattgaaaaagttaatttttgttaGACATTTCACGACACCAAACtattttattcaactaaaaagcatttttttatcaaaataaacttgATTAGCCATTTTTTGGCCGAAATAAACTCTGAAAGGTTAACGGGATAATAAGTATGGTTGGACGGACTTTCAATTCGCAATATTGAATATTCCCAATGGATTGGGCTGCAGGGCAATTCGATTGATTGAAATAAGAAACGAATGTAGAATATTCCTTCGAATCCATAACGTTATAAACATCACTCATATTCATTTGATAGAGGGGAGATCTAAAATTAAGACAATTTagcaaaaaaacatataaaaggatctaagaaataagaaactgaagaaataaaatatttttagaacgAATTCCAATCAAAAAAGCgattttacttgaaaataaacTGTCTGTTTTTGACTAAAATAAACTCAAGAcgctttttgacaaaataaattcagaaaagACAAGTTTTTCTGAAAGAAATTCAGAAATAGTCACTTTTTAATCAAATTGAACCGATTTCTGACAAAAAACAtctaaaacaaaacttttttcggaagaattgaaatcaaaaaagtatattttgacGCTATCCCAGATAagcagatttttcaaaaaataatttataacaactcatttattatcaaattaaaattaaaaacgttACTATATGTTAGATACTTTACCACATCAAACTATTTTAAGAAGAAATTCATCTTGAAAAAGCGTTTATTTGgtcaaaaaaaaactcattttttggctgaaataaactttgaaaggttaaaggaataaaaagaattattgaATTCGGATGTCGAAGGTTCTCAATTGATTGGGTTGCAGGGCAATTCGATTGACtaaaaaaactcatattcaTTTGACGAAGACATTAAGGACATTTCTTCAAATTGGTGCATCaaaattcacaattaaaaatcGGTAATGGACGGATACCATCCAACTTTCTGctacgtttaaaaatattaaacatactaATCAATACACAGTGTTAAAAATATGTTAGGTAAGCTCATTGTAACATTGTtattaacctaaaaatatttgattgatttttatttatatagagtCCAAAAGGACAAACGGTATTTacatcaaattttctatttaatttacAGTAAAAGGTTACAAAACAATTCaagtcaacaaaaaaatatcgtaaatattttttgtatacacCAAATTATGAAGCTAAAAATTTTATGTCGTTTCGACGTTTTACAAAAAGATCCTTGGTTTTTATGGCGATCAAACTTCTCTTCTTTATAGGTATTAAAGTTGTTTTAGCTCTTTTCATCATTCAAAAAAAGACTGTCTATCAGCGAgagttttttcatcaatttgGTCATTTCGTTTACCAAACcatcaatacttttttcttcttctgttaGCGCTTATCCGGTCTAGATGTTAGCGTCTAGCATAGCTAGTGTTTGTTAGCTGCTACCCGGATTAATTCTGTGGTAGGTTAGCCAAAAAATTACTTAAGCCTTTTGGCACATGTATGATTAGCCATCCCACGACGATCACAGTGAAACTCTATACATGGACTATTAATGATACGACAAATCGATTTATCATGTAtattttatgcggaaacatttacttccggagataccgGAAGTTGTCGTTATCCGAGGAAGGttaacagatatcgaaccatggataactttgttcgatagatcttATCTAGATCTATTtgtgtgaaaagtcatgatgattgacgcatGCACAGAAGAGTTTCTGTGGCAAAAGTATGGGTGTTCAATCTCTGTATAGTCACATTCGTGTGCAGTAGCAGGGAAGCAGTGATATCCAAGTACTGAAATATTGCAGCCATTATTTGTTTGGTGCTTTTCATGACCTTTGATTTTTTTGGCACGAACTCTCCTTTCTGATGCCTCTCTATGGAATTTTTTTCGATGTCGGATCATAATAAAAGACCATAGCTCCCTCACCCGGATTACACTTTCTTGGTCGTCGcggcaaagctctaaaaatcgccTACAACCCGACGCTGCCTTGGCACTGCGCACAGAATTCGAAGAACCCACCTTGCccaaatttttgtcatattctAATGTTCATGTAGGATCCTTagaacactttttttaaatgccGGTCTGTGCTGTGATATCTTTTGTTACTTAGAACAATTATTCTTAAGTAATCACCATTACAGGACCTCCCGCAGGTGGGACattttctaatgattctcgtcccgagaaaaaaaatttagaccaatttttaattgttgaaaataatggaCACTAGTTACCGTAAACAGCATCcgttctgtttttgatttgggTTGATGTTTATCTTTctctttagtcaaaaattttctaattgtaTTGAGATGTATGAAAATAACTTGACTAAGTGGTCGTTCGAGCTCTACTAAATGAAATTGATCGAggcagcaagttgaaacttgttATATTTGTTGAGACTTGTCACTGCATAAAGATTTTAGCAATTGCACTTCATTTACTATATGAGGCATAGTTCTGTGGCAATCACATTATATTTTTGGGTGTCGATTTCAGTCAATCTGAAAGAATTTTTCActtttgtaaatttcgtttaaaactCTCTAATTTgcaaatatatatttgtctCTTTCTTCCAgaacatttacaaaaaatgcttttatttaagtaaattaaatattggaaacttttttttttctataagatattgatattggaaaaaggCACGTCATCccatatttatttcaatgttttcatttcaatatcGATGATATTTTATACAAGTAAACAAACATATATGGTATTAACTT
Coding sequences within:
- the LOC130891762 gene encoding hrp65 protein-like isoform X2, translating into MQAENKPDTTNIEVTTSTNDTTANVQDKPSVFQRAENHGGNEGTGERFGRGGRFGGPRGGGGGGGSGSNQRGGRNFEQRRGGNRGGYRGGRNVKTEGEGGEGGYGFDNRDDHSGGGMRGPRGGMRGPEDKFLERLNQIRGPTYDLPPLDFTEKKFNGRNRLYIGNIGSEVTEEELVELFKPYGEIAEVFVNKDKNFGFVKVDYHCNAEKAKRELDGTVVKSRTLKIRFAPNSASVKVKNLTPYVSNELLHYAFSIFGEVERATVCVDERGKTTGEAIIDYARKGSALHAIRRCSEGCFFLTGSLQPAIVESFDVVDDIDGYPERNINKKNPEFSNEREQGPRFAAPGSFENEYGMRWKQLYDLHAQKEEALKKEFDLEKEKLIAQMEYAKYEHETEMLRNQLRAREMDKDRQKREWEMKQRQVEEERMRAEELRRRSQEHLESRLSVQDELRRKQQENNLFMQAHNLNSILDQQEHVYDTPIEYSKDSQGDNVTMVMVSILVFQIYTRS
- the LOC130891762 gene encoding hrp65 protein-like isoform X1, producing the protein MQAENKPDTTNIEVTTSTNDTTANVQDKPSVFQRAENHGGNEGTGERFGRGGRFGGPRGGGGGGGSGSNQRGGRNFEQRRGGNRGGYRGGRNVKTEGEGGEGGYGFDNRDDHSGGGMRGPRGGMRGPEDKFLERLNQIRGPTYDLPPLDFTEKKFNGRNRLYIGNIGSEVTEEELVELFKPYGEIAEVFVNKDKNFGFVKVDYHCNAEKAKRELDGTVVKSRTLKIRFAPNSASVKVKNLTPYVSNELLHYAFSIFGEVERATVCVDERGKTTGEAIIDYARKGSALHAIRRCSEGCFFLTGSLQPAIVESFDVVDDIDGYPERNINKKNPEFSNEREQGPRFAAPGSFENEYGMRWKQLYDLHAQKEEALKKEFDLEKEKLIAQMEYAKYEHETEMLRNQLRAREMDKDRQKREWEMKQRQVEEERMRAEELRRRSQEHLESRLSVQDELRRKQQENNLFMQAHNLNSILDQQEHVYDTPIEYSKDSQGDNVTMDPKSFMSSYERHSGNRFERDVSRQESSNRGGGHWVNDSRHADDLPSKRRRF